One Entomomonas asaccharolytica DNA segment encodes these proteins:
- the coaE gene encoding dephospho-CoA kinase (Dephospho-CoA kinase (CoaE) performs the final step in coenzyme A biosynthesis.), with translation MKSWTLGITGGIGSGKTAVTQLFVDKGIEAIDADQAARWVVSKGKPALTKIEQHFGSEILLADGNLNRALLRQQIFQNPQQRKWLENLLHPIIRQEICQFLENSSSPYNILVSPLLIESKQYELVNRVLVIDTSESIQISRSMQRDNNSEQQIKAIMQTQLSRNERLHYADDIIVNDQDISHLEQQVEQLHQFYLTLCKN, from the coding sequence GTGAAAAGTTGGACACTGGGTATTACAGGTGGTATAGGCAGTGGTAAAACTGCTGTAACTCAATTATTTGTTGATAAAGGAATTGAGGCTATCGACGCTGATCAAGCTGCCCGTTGGGTAGTGAGCAAAGGAAAACCTGCCCTAACAAAAATAGAACAACATTTTGGTTCAGAGATTTTATTAGCGGATGGTAATTTAAATCGTGCACTATTGCGCCAACAAATTTTTCAAAATCCACAACAGCGTAAATGGCTTGAAAATCTATTACACCCTATTATTCGCCAAGAGATTTGCCAATTTTTAGAAAACTCTAGCTCACCTTATAATATTTTAGTTTCACCTCTCCTTATAGAATCGAAACAATATGAACTCGTTAATCGAGTTTTGGTTATTGATACCAGTGAATCAATACAAATTAGTCGTAGCATGCAGCGAGATAATAACTCCGAACAACAAATTAAAGCTATTATGCAAACTCAACTTAGTAGAAATGAACGTCTTCATTATGCTGATGATATAATAGTTAATGATCAAGATATATCTCATTTAGAACAACAAGTAGAGCAATTACATCAATTTTATCTAACACTCTGTAAGAATTAA
- a CDS encoding prepilin peptidase — translation MILMTVFTEFPLLFIFASLLIGLLVGSFLNVVIYRLPKMMINAWQQEAREILQLPQPTEPHTKFNLFLPCSTCPYCGHKITAIENIPIISYLILRGRCRGCKASISKRYPLIELCSGILSGWIAWYFGFSVEALLLIFLTWGLIAMSMIDIDHQLLPDSLVLPLLWIGILANTYGVFPDISINSAILGAVIGYMSLWSVNALFKLLRGYDGMGHGDFKLLALFGAWGGYQILPVVILLSAAAGAVIGIIGVLLFAGKNKMPYGPYLAIAGWIALIWGQDIVAAYLKFSGLN, via the coding sequence ATAATATTAATGACTGTTTTTACCGAATTTCCTTTATTATTTATTTTTGCCTCCCTACTAATAGGTTTATTAGTAGGGAGTTTTCTTAATGTGGTTATTTATCGTCTGCCTAAGATGATGATCAATGCTTGGCAACAGGAAGCCCGTGAAATTCTTCAGCTACCTCAACCTACTGAGCCACACACCAAGTTTAATCTTTTTTTGCCCTGCTCCACTTGCCCTTATTGTGGTCATAAAATAACTGCTATAGAAAATATACCTATCATCAGTTACCTAATATTAAGAGGTCGTTGTAGAGGTTGTAAAGCATCTATTAGCAAACGCTATCCGCTTATTGAATTATGTTCAGGTATTCTGTCTGGTTGGATTGCTTGGTATTTTGGTTTCTCTGTGGAAGCCTTATTACTAATCTTTTTAACATGGGGGCTAATAGCAATGAGCATGATCGATATCGATCATCAACTATTACCTGATTCGTTAGTATTACCCTTATTATGGATAGGTATTCTTGCTAACACCTATGGTGTATTTCCTGATATCAGTATAAACAGTGCTATTTTAGGTGCTGTCATTGGCTATATGTCCCTATGGTCTGTAAATGCCCTCTTTAAGCTACTACGTGGCTATGATGGCATGGGTCATGGTGACTTTAAACTACTTGCGCTCTTTGGTGCTTGGGGTGGCTATCAAATTTTACCTGTAGTTATACTACTATCCGCTGCAGCTGGTGCAGTAATAGGTATCATTGGTGTATTATTATTCGCAGGTAAGAATAAGATGCCCTATGGCCCCTATTTAGCTATAGCAGGTTGGATTGCCTTAATTTGGGGGCAGGATATTGTGGCTGCCTATTTAAAATTTTCAGGTCTTAATTAA
- a CDS encoding type II secretion system F family protein: MAQVAKTRTYLWKGVDKSGNKLKGELNATDPTVIKAILRKQGITAKQINRKLELNIGGKIKPIDIAIFTRQMATMMKAGVPMIQALEIIAEGAEKPKIRDLLDNIKQEVASGNSFTSSLRKRPLYFDELFCSLIEAGEKSGTLETLLDRVASYKEKSESLKKKVKKAMIYPAAILIVAVVVSAILLVKVVPQFAAIFQSFGADLPWLTQQVVDLSEYLQSDGWKVLIAIFVIGFVIKEGYKRSPAFRDLIDRGLLRIPIVGSIIYNSAVARFTRTLSTTFAAGVPLVEALDSVAGATGNIVYKKAVLKIKQEVSTGRQLNFAMRGSNVFPPLAIQLTAIGEESGSLDSMLGKAANFYEEAVDNIVDSLSALMEPMIMAVLGVIIGTLIIAMYLPIFQMGQVV; encoded by the coding sequence ATGGCGCAAGTAGCAAAAACACGTACTTATTTATGGAAAGGTGTAGATAAATCTGGTAACAAACTTAAAGGGGAATTAAATGCAACAGACCCTACCGTTATCAAAGCCATTCTCCGTAAACAGGGTATTACTGCTAAACAGATTAATCGAAAATTAGAGCTTAATATAGGCGGTAAAATCAAGCCTATTGATATTGCTATTTTTACTCGCCAAATGGCCACCATGATGAAAGCTGGTGTTCCTATGATACAAGCACTTGAGATTATTGCTGAGGGCGCTGAAAAACCTAAAATACGTGACCTACTAGATAATATTAAACAAGAGGTAGCATCAGGTAATAGTTTTACTTCATCTTTAAGAAAACGTCCTTTATATTTTGATGAGCTTTTTTGTAGTCTTATTGAAGCAGGTGAAAAATCTGGTACATTAGAAACCTTATTAGATCGAGTTGCTAGCTATAAAGAAAAAAGTGAATCATTAAAGAAAAAAGTTAAAAAAGCTATGATATATCCAGCAGCTATTCTAATTGTAGCTGTTGTTGTATCTGCCATCCTGTTAGTCAAAGTAGTGCCTCAGTTTGCTGCTATTTTCCAAAGTTTTGGAGCTGATTTACCTTGGTTAACTCAACAAGTTGTTGACTTATCAGAATACTTACAGTCTGATGGTTGGAAAGTACTTATCGCAATATTCGTTATTGGTTTCGTAATCAAAGAAGGCTATAAACGCTCTCCTGCTTTCCGTGACCTTATTGATAGAGGTCTATTACGTATCCCTATAGTGGGATCTATTATCTATAATTCTGCTGTTGCCCGTTTCACTCGTACATTATCTACTACTTTTGCTGCTGGTGTACCTCTTGTAGAAGCCTTAGATTCAGTAGCAGGCGCTACAGGTAATATTGTCTATAAAAAAGCAGTACTTAAAATTAAACAAGAAGTTTCTACTGGTAGACAACTTAATTTTGCTATGCGTGGTAGTAATGTATTCCCTCCATTAGCTATACAGTTAACTGCCATTGGTGAAGAGTCAGGTTCATTAGATAGTATGCTTGGTAAAGCAGCCAATTTTTATGAGGAAGCTGTAGATAATATTGTTGATAGTTTATCTGCACTGATGGAACCAATGATTATGGCTGTGTTAGGGGTTATTATTGGTACATTAATTATTGCTATGTACTTACCAATTTTCCAAATGGGTCAAGTTGTATAA
- the pilB gene encoding type IV-A pilus assembly ATPase PilB codes for MSAQNPPLTGLPRLFVDNDILSENDVRQAMQQSKVEQLPLVTYLVQNKMASAKSIAILISEQLGLPLFDLGSLQIDDALKSVVTEKLARQHRAIPLWKRGNSLFLGISDPSNQQGLRDIQFNTGLPVDAILVEEDKLNSLLDRFFDTEAEQVSAGPLQKPGVGDDEKEDEAVVNFVNQMLLNAIRSGASDLHFEPYEKSYRVRFRSDGILQIKSRPPIELAPRIAARLKVMSDMDISERRKPQDGRIKLKVSERKSIDFRVNTCPTLWGEKIVLRILDSSSAQMGIDSLGYEPDQKALYLEALSHPQGMILVTGPTGSGKTVSLYTGLNILNTPDINISTAEDPVEINLEGINQVNVNPKQGMDFAAALRAFLRQDPDVIMVGEIRDLETAEIAIKAAQTGHMVMSTLHTNSAPETLTRLMNMGVASFNIATSVNLIIAQRLARRLCPHCKQEMEIPHEALIKAGFPQDKIGNFTVYGPLGCDRCNNGYKGRVGIYEVVKITPALQRIIMSEGNAIEIADEARKEGFPDLRASGLKKVMDGLTSLEEVNRVTSD; via the coding sequence ATGAGCGCACAAAATCCTCCTTTAACTGGACTTCCAAGGCTGTTTGTAGATAATGATATCTTATCAGAAAATGATGTGCGCCAAGCCATGCAACAATCTAAGGTAGAACAATTACCGCTTGTTACTTATTTAGTACAGAATAAAATGGCTAGCGCGAAAAGCATTGCTATACTTATCTCAGAACAACTTGGATTGCCTCTTTTTGATTTAGGCAGTCTACAAATAGATGATGCATTAAAATCTGTAGTTACTGAAAAACTGGCTCGGCAACATCGCGCAATCCCCTTATGGAAACGTGGCAACAGTCTCTTCTTAGGTATTTCTGACCCATCTAATCAGCAAGGCTTGAGAGATATCCAATTTAATACTGGTTTACCTGTTGATGCGATTCTTGTTGAAGAAGATAAATTAAACTCTTTACTTGATCGTTTCTTTGATACTGAAGCAGAACAAGTCTCTGCTGGGCCTTTGCAAAAACCTGGCGTAGGGGATGATGAAAAAGAAGACGAAGCTGTGGTTAATTTTGTTAATCAAATGCTATTGAATGCTATACGTAGCGGTGCATCTGACTTACATTTTGAACCTTATGAAAAAAGTTATAGAGTACGTTTCCGCAGTGACGGTATCCTACAAATAAAATCTCGCCCTCCTATTGAATTAGCACCTCGTATTGCAGCACGTTTAAAAGTAATGTCTGATATGGATATTTCTGAACGTAGAAAGCCTCAAGATGGACGGATTAAATTAAAAGTATCAGAAAGAAAATCTATTGACTTCCGGGTTAATACTTGCCCTACACTCTGGGGTGAAAAAATAGTATTACGTATACTAGATTCCTCTAGCGCCCAAATGGGTATTGATTCACTTGGTTATGAACCTGACCAAAAAGCACTCTATTTAGAAGCCTTAAGTCACCCTCAAGGTATGATTTTAGTTACAGGACCAACAGGTTCTGGTAAAACTGTATCTCTCTATACGGGCTTAAATATCCTTAATACTCCCGATATTAATATCTCCACAGCAGAAGATCCTGTTGAAATTAACTTAGAAGGGATAAATCAAGTAAACGTTAATCCCAAACAGGGAATGGATTTCGCCGCAGCATTACGGGCATTCTTACGTCAGGATCCTGATGTTATCATGGTGGGTGAGATCCGTGACCTTGAAACTGCTGAAATTGCGATTAAAGCAGCACAAACAGGTCATATGGTAATGTCTACACTGCATACCAATAGTGCTCCTGAAACATTAACTCGTTTGATGAATATGGGTGTCGCTTCATTTAATATTGCAACCTCTGTTAACTTAATTATTGCGCAACGATTGGCTAGGCGTTTATGCCCACATTGTAAACAGGAAATGGAAATTCCTCATGAAGCTTTAATAAAAGCAGGATTTCCTCAAGATAAAATCGGCAACTTCACTGTTTATGGCCCTTTAGGTTGTGATCGTTGTAACAATGGTTACAAAGGTCGTGTGGGTATTTATGAAGTAGTAAAAATAACCCCTGCGTTACAACGTATTATTATGTCTGAAGGTAATGCTATTGAAATTGCTGATGAGGCAAGAAAAGAAGGTTTTCCTGATTTAAGAGCTTCTGGCCTCAAAAAAGTAATGGATGGTTTAACTAGTTTAGAAGAGGTAAATCGTGTTACATCGGATTAA